A single window of Eriocheir sinensis breed Jianghai 21 unplaced genomic scaffold, ASM2467909v1 Scaffold5, whole genome shotgun sequence DNA harbors:
- the LOC126992679 gene encoding gastrula zinc finger protein XlCGF7.1-like, with product MSAKSVGKDSLGRVTSPSTPTHSGGRPHECRECGKKFSKKRDLNTHTLTHTGERPHECRECDKKFSQKSNLNTHTLTHTGERPHECRECDKKFSQKSNLNTHTRTHTGERPHECRECGKKFSTKSDLKKHTLTHTGERPHECRECGKKFNQKSHLNRHTLTHTGERPHECRECGKKFIRKSDLKKHTFIHTDERPHKCRECGKTFSDKGHLNIHTLTHTGERPHECRECGKKFSDKSNLNRHTLTHTDERPHECRECGKKFRAKSDLNTHTFIHTGERPHECQECGKRFISMSVLDKHIFRHSGLREFKCDVCKKHFKTKQDITRHMKIHFP from the coding sequence atgagtgccaagagtgtgggaaaagactccctgggaagggtgacctcaccaagtacacccacacactctggaggaagacctcatgaatgccgtgagtgtggcaaaaagttcagtaagAAGAgggacctcaacacacacaccctgacacacactggtgaaagacctcatgaatgccgtgagtgtgacAAAAAgttcagtcagaagagtaacctcaacacacacacccttacacacactggtgaaagacctcatgaatgccgtgagtgtgacAAAAAgttcagtcagaagagtaacctcaacacacacacccgtacacacactggtgaaagacctcatgaatgccgtgagtgtggcaaaaagttcagtacgaagagtgacctcaagaaacacacccttacacacactggtgaaagacctcatgaatgccgtgagtgtggcaaaaagttcaatcagaagagtcacctcaacagacacacccttacacacactggtgaaagacctcatgaatgccgtgagtgtggcaaaaagttcatcaggaagagtgacctcaagaaacacaccttTATACACACTGATGAAAGACCTCAtaaatgccgtgagtgtggcaaaacgTTCAGTgataagggtcacctcaacatacacacccttacacacactggtgaaagacctcatgaatgccgtgagtgtggcaaaaagttcagtgataagagtaacctcaacagacacacccttacacacactgatgaaagacctcatgaatgccgtgagtgtggcaaaaagttcagagCCAAGAgtgacctgaacacacacacttttatacacactggtgaaagacctcatgaatgccaagagtgtggcaagagGTTCATTTCTATGTCTGTGTTGGACAAGcacatcttcagacactctggcctgagagagttcaagtgtgatgtttgtaagaaacatttcaagaccaagCAGGATATTACtcggcacatgaagatccacttcccctga
- the LOC126992693 gene encoding zinc finger protein 70-like, which yields MFCTHECRECGKKFSDKSHLNAHTLIHTGERPHECRECGKKFSRKSDLKKHTLTHTGERPHECRECGKKFRVKSNLNTHTLRHTGERPHECLECGRRFISMSVLNMHIFRHSGLREFKCDVCKKHFKTKQDIARHMKIHFP from the exons atgTTCTGCA ctcatgaatgccgtgagtgtggcaaaaagttcagtgatAAGAGTCACCTCAACGCACAtacccttatacacactggtgaaagacctcatgaatgccgtgagtgtggcaaaaagttcagcaggaagagtgacctcaagaaacacacccttacacacactggtgaaagacctcatgaatgccgtgagtgtggcaaaaagttcagagttaagagtaacctcaacacacacacccttagacacactggtgaaagacctcatgaatgcctagAGTGTGGCAGGAGGTTCATTTCTATGTCTGTGTTGAACATGcacatcttcagacactctggcctgagagagttcaagtgtgatgtttgtaagaaacatttcaagaccaagCAGGATATTGCtcggcacatgaagatccacttcccctga